In a single window of the Saccharothrix australiensis genome:
- a CDS encoding LysM peptidoglycan-binding domain-containing protein — MVVVIGTRAGFELVDGAAAEDVRRGEPLRPGPRVLRSFADTRRPHTPRARPLAVHGAPEAAACRVREDKRHPAVQLAVQTILAVVAAVTLSLLYLHGSGATTVPERTTVVHVQIGDSLWDIAERTAPNSDPEAVVARIRQLNDLDTTSITPGQPLVVPDGGTTSP, encoded by the coding sequence ATGGTGGTGGTCATAGGCACACGGGCGGGATTCGAGCTGGTCGACGGCGCCGCGGCGGAGGACGTGCGCCGGGGCGAGCCACTGCGGCCCGGACCGAGGGTCCTGCGCAGCTTCGCCGACACCCGCCGCCCGCACACCCCGCGCGCCCGCCCCCTGGCGGTCCACGGCGCGCCCGAGGCGGCGGCGTGCCGGGTGCGGGAGGACAAGCGCCACCCGGCCGTCCAGCTCGCGGTCCAGACGATCCTGGCCGTGGTGGCCGCCGTCACCCTGAGCCTGCTCTACCTGCACGGCTCCGGCGCCACGACCGTCCCCGAGCGCACCACCGTGGTCCACGTCCAGATCGGCGACAGCCTGTGGGACATCGCCGAACGCACCGCGCCGAACAGCGACCCGGAAGCCGTGGTCGCCCGCATCAGGCAACTGAACGACCTCGACACCACCTCCATCACCCCCGGCCAACCCTTGGTGGTCCCCGACGGCGGCACCACCTCCCCCTGA
- a CDS encoding succinate dehydrogenase/fumarate reductase iron-sulfur subunit — protein sequence MGYQGRFRVWRGDADGGGLEDFTVEVNEGEVVLDVIHRLQATQAADLAVRWNCKAGKCGSCSAEVNGRPRLLCMTRMSVFAEDETVTVTPMRTFPVIRDLVTDVSYNYAKAREIPAFSPPKGVAPGDYRMSQVDVERSQEFRKCIECFLCQNTCHVIRDHEENKASFSGPRFLMRVAELEMHPLDEADRVPAAQSEHGLGLCNITKCCTEVCPEHIKITDNALIPMKERVADRRYDPIVWLGNKLFRRS from the coding sequence ATGGGGTACCAGGGGCGCTTCAGGGTGTGGCGCGGCGATGCGGACGGGGGAGGGCTGGAGGACTTCACCGTGGAGGTCAACGAGGGCGAGGTCGTCCTCGACGTGATCCACCGCCTCCAGGCGACGCAGGCGGCGGACCTGGCCGTGCGGTGGAACTGCAAGGCGGGCAAGTGCGGTTCGTGCTCGGCGGAGGTCAACGGCAGGCCGCGCCTGCTGTGCATGACGCGGATGTCGGTGTTCGCGGAGGACGAGACGGTCACCGTGACGCCGATGCGCACGTTCCCGGTGATCCGCGACCTCGTGACGGACGTGTCGTACAACTACGCGAAGGCACGCGAGATCCCGGCGTTCAGCCCGCCGAAGGGCGTCGCGCCGGGCGACTACCGCATGTCCCAGGTGGACGTGGAGCGCTCGCAGGAGTTCCGCAAGTGCATCGAGTGCTTCCTCTGCCAGAACACGTGCCACGTGATCCGCGACCACGAGGAGAACAAGGCGTCCTTCTCCGGTCCCCGGTTCCTGATGCGGGTGGCGGAGCTGGAGATGCACCCACTGGACGAGGCGGACCGCGTGCCCGCCGCGCAGTCCGAGCACGGGCTGGGGCTGTGCAACATCACCAAGTGCTGCACGGAGGTCTGCCCGGAGCACATCAAGATCACCGACAACGCCCTGATCCCGATGAAGGAACGGGTCGCCGACCGCCGCTACGACCCGATCGTCTGGCTGGGCAACAAGCTGTTCCGGAGGTCGTGA
- a CDS encoding fumarate reductase/succinate dehydrogenase flavoprotein subunit, translating into MPEVERHSFDVLVIGAGGAGLRAAIEARENGMRTAVLCKSLFGKAHTVMAEGGIAAAMGNVNAGDNWQVHFRDTMRGGKFLNNWRMAELHAREAPDRVWELETYGALFDRTGDGRISQRNFGGHEYPRLAHVGDRTGLELIRSLQQKVVSLQQEDFAATGDYESRLRVFQEFTVTDLVQDGGAAGVGAGRGGRIAGAFGYWRESGRFVLFEAPAVVLATGGIGKSFKVTSNSWEYTGDGHALALRAGASLINMEFVQFHPTGMVWPPSVKGILVTESVRGDGGVLRNSDGKRFMFDYIPEVFKDKYADNEGEADRWYADPDHNRRPPELLPRDEVARAINSEVKAGRGTEHGGVFLDVSTRLPAEEIKRRLPSMHHQFKELADVDITAQPMEVGPTCHYVMGGVQVDPDTGASSVPGLFAAGEVSGGMHGSNRLGGNSLSDLLVFGRRAGEGAAAYVTGLADRPVCSAEAVAEAERVALAPFAGEGGENPYTLHVELQQAMNDLVGIIRRAEEMEEALRRLADLGRRARSLTVEGHRQFNPGWHLALDLRNMLLVSECVARAALLRTESRGGHTRDDHPGMDAGWRRKLLVCRLSGDGVEVAEEPQPPIRADLLALFEFAELRKYLTAEELEG; encoded by the coding sequence GTCGTTGTTCGGCAAGGCGCACACGGTGATGGCCGAGGGCGGCATCGCGGCGGCGATGGGCAACGTCAACGCGGGTGACAACTGGCAGGTGCACTTCCGCGACACGATGCGGGGCGGGAAGTTCCTGAACAACTGGCGGATGGCCGAGCTGCACGCCCGCGAGGCGCCCGACCGGGTGTGGGAGCTGGAGACCTACGGCGCGCTGTTTGACCGGACCGGGGACGGGCGGATCAGCCAGCGCAACTTCGGCGGCCACGAGTACCCGCGCCTGGCGCACGTCGGCGACCGCACGGGGCTGGAGCTGATCCGGTCGTTGCAGCAGAAGGTCGTCTCCTTGCAGCAGGAGGACTTCGCGGCGACCGGCGACTACGAGTCGCGGTTGCGGGTGTTCCAGGAGTTCACCGTCACGGACCTGGTGCAGGACGGTGGCGCGGCGGGTGTCGGCGCGGGCCGCGGCGGGCGGATCGCCGGCGCGTTCGGCTACTGGCGCGAGTCCGGCCGGTTCGTCTTGTTCGAGGCGCCGGCGGTGGTGCTGGCCACCGGGGGCATCGGCAAGTCGTTCAAGGTGACGTCGAACTCCTGGGAGTACACCGGCGACGGCCACGCGCTCGCGCTGCGGGCGGGCGCGTCGCTGATCAACATGGAGTTCGTCCAGTTCCACCCGACGGGCATGGTCTGGCCGCCGTCGGTCAAGGGCATCCTGGTCACCGAGTCGGTGCGCGGCGACGGCGGCGTGCTGCGCAACTCCGACGGCAAGCGGTTCATGTTCGACTACATCCCCGAGGTGTTCAAGGACAAGTACGCCGACAACGAGGGCGAGGCCGACCGCTGGTACGCCGACCCGGACCACAACCGCCGACCACCCGAGCTGCTGCCGCGCGACGAGGTGGCGCGGGCGATCAACTCGGAGGTCAAGGCGGGGCGCGGCACCGAGCACGGCGGCGTGTTCCTGGACGTGTCGACGCGCCTGCCCGCGGAGGAGATCAAGCGCCGGCTGCCGTCGATGCACCACCAGTTCAAGGAGCTGGCCGACGTCGACATCACCGCGCAGCCGATGGAGGTCGGGCCGACGTGCCACTACGTGATGGGCGGCGTGCAGGTCGACCCCGACACGGGCGCTTCGTCGGTGCCCGGCCTGTTCGCGGCCGGCGAGGTGTCCGGCGGGATGCACGGCTCGAACCGCCTGGGCGGCAACTCGCTGTCCGACCTGCTGGTGTTCGGCCGGCGCGCGGGTGAGGGCGCCGCCGCCTACGTGACCGGTCTCGCCGACCGCCCGGTGTGCTCGGCCGAGGCGGTCGCCGAGGCGGAACGCGTCGCGCTGGCCCCGTTCGCCGGCGAGGGCGGCGAGAACCCCTACACGCTGCACGTGGAGTTGCAGCAGGCGATGAACGACCTGGTCGGCATCATCCGCCGCGCCGAGGAGATGGAGGAGGCGCTGCGGCGCTTGGCCGACCTGGGGCGCCGCGCGCGGTCGTTGACGGTGGAGGGCCACCGGCAGTTCAACCCCGGCTGGCACCTGGCGCTCGACCTGCGGAACATGCTGCTGGTCAGCGAGTGCGTGGCGCGGGCGGCCCTGCTGCGCACGGAGTCGCGCGGCGGCCACACCCGCGACGACCACCCCGGCATGGACGCGGGCTGGCGGCGGAAGCTGCTGGTGTGCCGGCTGTCCGGCGACGGGGTCGAGGTCGCCGAGGAGCCGCAGCCGCCGATCCGCGCGGACCTGCTGGCGCTGTTCGAGTTCGCCGAACTCCGGAAGTACCTGACCGCCGAAGAGCTGGAGGGCTGA
- the nrdR gene encoding transcriptional regulator NrdR produces the protein MRCPFCRNSDSRVVDSREVDEGQVIRRRRSCSSCGRRFTTVEEAVLAVVKRSGVTEPFSRDKVVNGVRRACQGRPVDEDAFHLLAQRVEESIRSTGCAEIPSHEVGLAILGPLRELDEVAYLRFASVYRSFSSVEDFEKEIADLRNAQRG, from the coding sequence GTGCGCTGTCCGTTCTGCCGCAACTCGGACTCCCGCGTGGTCGACTCGCGCGAGGTCGACGAGGGCCAGGTGATCCGCCGCAGGCGGTCCTGCTCCAGCTGTGGGCGGCGGTTCACCACCGTCGAGGAAGCGGTGCTCGCCGTGGTGAAGCGGTCGGGGGTCACGGAGCCCTTCAGCCGGGACAAGGTGGTCAACGGCGTCCGTCGGGCGTGCCAGGGGCGGCCGGTCGACGAGGACGCCTTCCACCTGCTGGCCCAGCGCGTCGAGGAGTCGATCCGCTCGACCGGCTGCGCGGAGATACCCAGCCACGAGGTGGGCTTGGCGATCCTGGGTCCGCTGAGAGAACTCGACGAGGTCGCCTACCTCCGGTTCGCCAGCGTGTACCGCTCGTTCTCCTCGGTGGAGGACTTCGAGAAGGAGATCGCCGACCTGCGCAACGCGCAACGCGGCTAG
- a CDS encoding acyltransferase family protein, translating to MTAETHATAIAAAPVPRHPAPGRAFRTDIQALRTIAVMAVVLNHLSPTWLTGGYVGVDVFFVISGFLISSHLDREIARTGRVRLARFYARRIRRLLPAAFLVLGVSLVAAYFLLPYDRWETNAHEALAGALYAENWLLAINSVDYSAFTSVASLAQHYWSLSVEEQFYLLWPLLLVLLFKTGRRTAQVVGIGAVGVASLAFCVYFTEVSQSQAYFVTPARVWEFAIGALVAFGGSRLALPRVAAEAAAFAGLVMIVGSAVLFDHDTAFPGFLALVPTAGTALVIIAGAGGGRQWHTPVSASTPFQFLGATSYSLYLWHWPLIVLAPFAFGGTLDEGRLTLVHRLVILVVAVVLAWLSKVLVEDRGMAWAPLAGSTRNTFVAMVAGIAAVGLVAGTLTWTYERHVAQAARDLREQVLTACHGAAALFPERHCEDPFGPARIPHLGPANAPWGAGAEWCADVDRHLAGGRKTTSVCDFSGGAADPTVVWLVGDSHGEQWQAPLLDLARERKWVVNMSLLGGCPFARIPFVGYRGAESPEIVKRCTDWVAEVAADITETAPDTVFMSFYARRQLAGDTSGRTQTEYYRDGLEPYWRQWTDAGAKVVVLGDPPLNHEVRAPDCVGTNPGNPAVCAVDRDRAQPADPLAEAARSTGNTGVTYVDMTDYFCDARKCYGVVGGVVVYFDANHLNREFSRTLRPVIAEALGIAPR from the coding sequence ATGACGGCGGAGACGCACGCCACCGCGATCGCCGCCGCACCCGTGCCGCGGCACCCGGCACCCGGCCGGGCCTTCCGGACCGACATCCAGGCGCTGCGCACCATCGCCGTGATGGCCGTCGTGCTGAACCACCTCTCGCCGACCTGGCTCACCGGCGGCTACGTCGGGGTGGACGTCTTCTTCGTCATCTCCGGCTTCCTCATCAGCTCCCACCTCGACCGGGAGATCGCGCGCACCGGCCGGGTCCGCCTCGCGCGGTTCTACGCGCGCCGGATCCGTCGACTGCTCCCGGCGGCGTTCCTGGTACTGGGCGTCAGCCTCGTCGCGGCCTACTTCCTGCTGCCTTACGACCGCTGGGAGACCAACGCGCACGAGGCGCTGGCCGGTGCGCTGTACGCCGAGAACTGGCTGCTGGCGATCAACTCGGTCGACTACTCCGCGTTCACGTCGGTCGCGAGCCTGGCGCAGCACTACTGGTCGCTGTCGGTGGAGGAGCAGTTCTACCTGCTGTGGCCACTGCTGTTGGTGCTGTTGTTCAAGACCGGGCGCCGCACGGCCCAGGTCGTCGGCATCGGCGCGGTGGGCGTGGCCTCGCTCGCGTTCTGCGTCTACTTCACCGAGGTCTCCCAGAGCCAGGCGTACTTCGTCACACCCGCGCGGGTGTGGGAGTTCGCGATCGGGGCGCTGGTCGCGTTCGGCGGGTCGAGGCTCGCGCTGCCCCGCGTGGCCGCCGAGGCGGCGGCGTTCGCCGGCCTGGTGATGATCGTCGGCTCGGCCGTGCTGTTCGACCACGACACGGCGTTCCCCGGCTTCCTCGCGCTCGTGCCGACCGCGGGCACGGCGCTGGTGATCATCGCGGGTGCCGGGGGCGGCCGCCAGTGGCACACCCCGGTCTCGGCCTCGACGCCGTTCCAGTTCCTGGGCGCCACCAGCTACTCCCTGTACCTGTGGCACTGGCCGCTCATCGTCCTCGCGCCGTTCGCGTTCGGGGGCACGCTGGACGAGGGCAGGCTGACCCTGGTGCACCGGCTCGTCATCCTCGTGGTGGCTGTCGTGCTGGCCTGGCTGTCGAAGGTCCTGGTCGAGGACCGGGGCATGGCCTGGGCACCGCTGGCGGGCAGCACCCGGAACACCTTCGTCGCGATGGTCGCCGGCATCGCCGCCGTCGGCCTGGTCGCGGGCACACTGACCTGGACCTACGAGCGGCACGTCGCCCAGGCGGCCAGGGATCTCCGCGAACAGGTCCTGACCGCGTGCCACGGCGCCGCCGCGCTGTTCCCGGAACGGCACTGCGAGGACCCGTTCGGACCGGCCAGGATTCCCCACCTCGGCCCGGCGAACGCGCCCTGGGGCGCGGGCGCGGAGTGGTGCGCGGACGTCGACCGACACCTGGCCGGCGGCCGCAAGACCACCTCGGTGTGCGACTTCAGCGGCGGCGCGGCGGACCCGACCGTGGTGTGGCTGGTCGGTGACTCGCACGGCGAGCAGTGGCAGGCGCCGCTGCTCGACCTGGCGCGCGAGCGGAAGTGGGTGGTCAACATGAGCCTGCTGGGCGGCTGCCCGTTCGCGCGGATCCCGTTCGTCGGGTACCGGGGCGCCGAGTCGCCCGAGATCGTCAAGCGCTGCACGGACTGGGTCGCCGAGGTCGCCGCGGACATCACCGAGACCGCCCCCGACACGGTCTTCATGTCGTTCTACGCCCGCAGGCAGCTCGCCGGCGACACGTCGGGCCGGACGCAGACCGAGTACTACCGCGACGGCCTGGAGCCGTACTGGCGGCAGTGGACCGACGCGGGCGCCAAGGTGGTGGTGCTGGGCGACCCGCCGCTCAACCACGAGGTCAGGGCGCCGGACTGCGTCGGGACGAACCCCGGAAACCCGGCGGTGTGCGCGGTCGACCGGGATCGGGCCCAGCCCGCCGACCCGCTGGCGGAGGCCGCGCGGTCGACCGGGAACACCGGGGTCACCTACGTCGACATGACCGACTACTTCTGCGACGCGCGCAAGTGCTACGGCGTCGTCGGTGGCGTCGTGGTGTACTTCGACGCCAACCACCTCAACCGCGAGTTCAGCCGCACCTTGCGCCCGGTCATCGCCGAAGCGCTCGGGATCGCACCGCGGTAG
- a CDS encoding vitamin B12-dependent ribonucleotide reductase: protein MTETVGGSSKKTATRNGAGDKRLTVNRVYTTEGVHPYDEVTWERRDVVMTNWRDGSINFEQRGVEFPDFWSVNATNIVTSKYFRGAVGTPQREHSLRQLIDRVVKTYTEAGVKHGYFAADEDAQVFEHELTWMLLHQVFSFNSPVWFNVGTSSPQQVSACFILAVDDTMESILNWYREEGLIFKGGSGAGLNLSRIRSSKELLSSGGTASGPVSFMRGADASAGTIKSGGATRRAAKMVVLDVDHPDVEEFIETKAREEDKVRALRDAGFDMDLGGKDIVSVQYQNANNSVRVSDEFMHAYENGGRFGLRARQTGEVIETVDAKALFRKLAQAAWECADPGIQYDGTINDWHTTPESGRITASNPCSEYMHLDNSSCNLASLNLMKFLQDDGLFNAELFAKSVELVITAMEISISFADFPTEPIAETTRKFRQLGIGYANLGALLMATGHAYDSEGGRALAAAITSLMQATAYKRSAELAGVVGPYEGYARNAEAHQRVIRKHSAANDMLRTYHANDAAVQKVATRTWQDCIRIGARNGWRNAQASVLAPTGTIGLMMDCDTTGIEPDLALVKFKKLVGGGSMQIVNQTVPRALKVLGYQAEQIEAIVEYIGEHGHVVDAPGLRPEHYEVFDCAMGDRSIAPMGHVRMMAAVQPFISGAISKTVNMPESATVEDVEGIYYQGWKLGLKALAIYRDNCKVGQPLSAGKAAKASAEAKTETVVEYRPVRKRLPKKRPSQTVSFTVGGAEGYLHAGSYPDDGLGEIFVKLGKQGSTLAGVMDAFSMSISVGLQYGIPLEFYVSKFQNLRFEPAGMTDDPDVRIATSVLDYLFRRLALDYLPFEKRAQLGIFTADERTAQVAQDYGSGDVDLEGLRTSVDATSTKAAAEVEEKKKPQQDVKVGSSTELLELHLGTTADAPLCMTCGTKMRPAGSCYLCEGCGSTSGCS from the coding sequence ATGACGGAGACCGTTGGTGGCTCCAGCAAGAAGACGGCCACCCGCAACGGTGCGGGGGACAAGCGCCTCACGGTGAACCGGGTCTACACCACCGAGGGCGTGCACCCGTACGACGAGGTGACCTGGGAGCGCCGCGACGTCGTCATGACGAACTGGCGCGACGGCTCGATCAACTTCGAGCAGCGCGGTGTCGAGTTCCCCGACTTCTGGTCGGTCAACGCGACGAACATCGTGACCAGCAAGTACTTCCGCGGCGCGGTCGGCACGCCGCAGCGCGAGCACAGCCTGCGCCAGCTGATCGACCGCGTGGTGAAGACCTACACCGAGGCGGGCGTCAAGCACGGCTACTTCGCGGCCGACGAGGACGCTCAGGTCTTCGAGCACGAGCTGACCTGGATGCTGCTGCACCAGGTGTTCAGCTTCAACTCCCCGGTGTGGTTCAACGTCGGCACGAGTTCGCCGCAGCAGGTCAGCGCGTGCTTCATCCTCGCCGTGGACGACACGATGGAGTCGATCCTCAACTGGTACCGCGAGGAGGGCCTGATCTTCAAGGGCGGCTCGGGCGCGGGCCTGAACCTCTCCCGGATCCGGTCCTCGAAGGAGCTGCTGTCCTCCGGCGGCACCGCCAGCGGCCCCGTGTCCTTCATGCGCGGCGCGGACGCGTCGGCGGGCACCATCAAGTCCGGTGGCGCGACGCGCCGCGCGGCGAAGATGGTCGTCCTCGACGTCGACCACCCCGACGTGGAGGAGTTCATCGAGACCAAGGCGCGCGAGGAGGACAAGGTCCGCGCGCTGCGCGACGCCGGGTTCGACATGGACCTCGGCGGCAAGGACATCGTGTCCGTGCAGTACCAGAACGCGAACAACTCGGTCCGCGTGTCGGACGAGTTCATGCACGCGTACGAGAACGGCGGCCGGTTCGGCCTGCGCGCCCGCCAGACCGGCGAGGTCATCGAGACCGTCGACGCCAAGGCGCTGTTCCGCAAGCTGGCGCAGGCGGCGTGGGAGTGCGCCGACCCCGGCATCCAGTACGACGGCACCATCAACGACTGGCACACCACGCCGGAGTCGGGTCGGATCACCGCCTCGAACCCGTGCTCGGAGTACATGCACCTGGACAACTCCAGCTGCAACCTGGCGTCGCTGAACCTGATGAAGTTCCTCCAGGACGACGGCCTGTTCAACGCGGAGCTGTTCGCGAAGTCGGTCGAGCTGGTGATCACCGCGATGGAGATCTCGATCAGCTTCGCGGACTTCCCGACCGAGCCGATCGCGGAGACCACCCGCAAGTTCCGCCAGCTGGGCATCGGCTACGCCAACCTCGGCGCGCTGCTGATGGCGACCGGCCACGCGTACGACTCGGAGGGCGGCCGTGCGCTGGCGGCGGCCATCACCTCGCTGATGCAGGCGACGGCGTACAAGCGCTCCGCCGAGCTGGCGGGCGTCGTCGGCCCGTACGAGGGCTACGCCCGCAACGCCGAGGCGCACCAGCGGGTCATCCGCAAGCACTCGGCGGCGAACGACATGCTCCGCACCTACCACGCCAACGACGCCGCGGTGCAGAAGGTCGCCACCCGCACGTGGCAGGACTGCATCCGGATCGGCGCGCGCAACGGCTGGCGCAACGCGCAGGCCAGCGTCCTCGCGCCCACCGGCACCATCGGCCTGATGATGGACTGCGACACGACCGGCATCGAGCCGGACCTGGCGCTGGTGAAGTTCAAGAAGCTGGTCGGCGGCGGCTCCATGCAGATCGTCAACCAGACCGTGCCGCGCGCCCTGAAGGTCCTCGGCTACCAGGCCGAGCAGATCGAGGCCATCGTCGAGTACATCGGCGAGCACGGCCACGTGGTGGACGCGCCGGGCCTGCGCCCGGAGCACTACGAGGTGTTCGACTGCGCGATGGGCGACCGCTCCATCGCGCCGATGGGCCACGTGCGCATGATGGCCGCGGTGCAGCCGTTCATCTCGGGCGCGATCTCCAAGACGGTGAACATGCCGGAGTCGGCGACCGTGGAGGACGTCGAGGGCATCTACTACCAGGGCTGGAAGCTGGGCCTGAAGGCGCTCGCGATCTACCGCGACAACTGCAAGGTCGGCCAGCCGCTGTCGGCGGGCAAGGCCGCGAAGGCGTCCGCGGAGGCGAAGACCGAGACGGTCGTCGAGTACCGCCCGGTCCGCAAGCGCCTCCCGAAGAAGCGCCCGTCGCAGACGGTGTCGTTCACCGTCGGCGGCGCGGAGGGCTACCTGCACGCCGGTTCCTACCCGGACGACGGCCTGGGCGAGATCTTCGTCAAGCTCGGCAAGCAGGGCTCCACGCTGGCCGGCGTGATGGACGCGTTCTCCATGTCCATCTCCGTCGGCCTCCAGTACGGCATCCCGCTGGAGTTCTACGTCTCCAAGTTCCAGAACCTCCGGTTCGAGCCGGCCGGCATGACCGACGACCCGGACGTGCGCATCGCGACCAGCGTGCTGGACTACCTGTTCCGCCGCCTGGCCCTGGACTACCTGCCGTTCGAGAAGCGCGCCCAGCTCGGCATCTTCACCGCCGACGAGCGCACGGCGCAGGTGGCGCAGGACTACGGCAGCGGTGACGTCGACCTGGAGGGCCTGCGGACCTCCGTGGACGCCACCTCCACCAAGGCCGCGGCCGAGGTGGAGGAGAAGAAGAAGCCCCAGCAGGACGTCAAGGTCGGCAGCTCCACGGAACTGCTCGAACTCCACCTGGGCACGACCGCCGACGCGCCGCTGTGCATGACGTGCGGCACGAAGATGCGCCCGGCGGGCTCCTGCTACCTGTGCGAGGGCTGCGGCTCGACGTCCGGCTGCAGCTGA
- the hflX gene encoding GTPase HflX → MTENTHHGSDWLDHDELSAGELALADRAALRRVAGLSTELEDVTEVEYRQLRLERVVLVGVWTEGTAADSEASLAELALLAETAGSEVLEGLVQRRDRPDPATYVGSGKVAELRDIVISTGADTVICDGELSPGQLRQLEEKLKVKVVDRTALILDIFAQHASSKEGKAQVELAQLQYLLPRLRGWGESLSRQAGGRAGGGNGGVGLRGPGETKLETDRRRIRARIAKLRRQIAAMSVIRDTKRGARVANAVPNVAIAGYTNAGKSSLLNALTGAGVLVEDALFATLDPTTRRTQTPDGLPYTLTDTVGFVRHLPHQLVEAFRSTLEEVADADLLVHVVDGSDGMPEKQVTAVREVISEISERREDPMPPELLVVNKIDAVGELGLARLRHLFPTAVFVSAHTGEGIAELRERVASLIPHPEVVVDALVPYARGEIVARVYREGEILKERHTEEGTELSARVRPDLAGVLEQFAVNGSRA, encoded by the coding sequence ATGACGGAAAACACGCACCACGGCAGCGACTGGCTCGACCACGACGAGCTGTCCGCCGGCGAGCTGGCCCTCGCCGACCGCGCGGCGCTCCGCCGAGTCGCCGGGTTGTCCACCGAGCTTGAGGACGTCACCGAGGTCGAGTACCGGCAGCTCCGCCTGGAGCGGGTCGTGCTGGTCGGTGTGTGGACCGAGGGCACGGCGGCCGACTCGGAGGCGTCGCTGGCCGAGCTGGCGCTGCTCGCCGAGACCGCGGGCTCCGAGGTGCTCGAAGGGCTCGTGCAGCGCCGCGACCGGCCCGACCCGGCCACCTACGTCGGCTCCGGCAAGGTCGCCGAGCTGCGCGACATCGTGATCTCGACCGGCGCGGACACGGTGATCTGCGACGGCGAGCTGTCCCCCGGCCAGCTGCGGCAGCTGGAGGAGAAGCTCAAGGTCAAGGTGGTCGACCGGACGGCGCTGATCCTGGACATCTTCGCCCAGCACGCCTCCTCCAAGGAGGGCAAGGCGCAGGTCGAGCTGGCGCAGCTGCAGTACCTGCTGCCGCGCCTGCGCGGCTGGGGCGAGTCGCTGTCCCGGCAGGCCGGTGGCCGGGCGGGCGGCGGCAACGGCGGCGTGGGTCTGCGCGGTCCCGGTGAGACCAAGCTGGAGACCGACCGCAGGCGCATCCGCGCGCGGATCGCGAAGCTGCGCAGGCAGATCGCCGCGATGAGCGTCATCCGGGACACCAAGCGCGGCGCGCGGGTCGCCAACGCGGTGCCGAACGTGGCCATCGCCGGCTACACCAACGCGGGCAAGTCGAGCCTGCTCAACGCCCTGACCGGGGCGGGCGTGCTGGTGGAGGACGCGTTGTTCGCCACCCTGGACCCGACGACCAGGCGCACGCAGACGCCGGACGGCCTGCCCTACACGCTGACCGACACCGTCGGCTTCGTCCGGCACCTGCCCCACCAGCTGGTGGAGGCGTTCCGGTCGACGCTGGAGGAGGTCGCCGACGCGGACCTGCTGGTCCACGTGGTCGACGGCTCGGACGGGATGCCGGAGAAGCAGGTCACGGCCGTGCGCGAGGTGATCTCGGAGATCAGCGAGCGCCGCGAGGACCCGATGCCGCCCGAGCTGCTGGTCGTGAACAAGATCGACGCGGTCGGCGAGCTGGGCCTGGCCCGCCTGCGCCACCTGTTCCCGACGGCGGTCTTCGTGTCCGCGCACACCGGCGAGGGCATCGCGGAGCTGCGGGAGCGCGTCGCGAGCCTCATCCCGCACCCCGAGGTCGTGGTGGACGCGCTGGTGCCGTACGCGCGGGGCGAGATCGTGGCCCGCGTGTACCGCGAGGGCGAGATCCTGAAGGAGCGGCACACCGAGGAGGGCACCGAGCTGAGCGCCAGGGTCCGCCCCGACCTGGCCGGGGTGCTGGAGCAGTTCGCCGTGAACGGAAGCCGTGCCTGA
- the lexA gene encoding transcriptional repressor LexA, with amino-acid sequence MARKTDDDLRTAADAPSVPEPGDIAGNAGLTLRQRKVLDVIRDWLDRFGYPPSVREIGEAVGLTSTSSVAHQLRALERKGYLRRDPNRPRAVGVLPTEIVTGLDPASKPTPAYVPMLGRIAAGGPILAEESIEDVFPLPREIVGEGEVFLLKVVGDSMVDAAITDGDWVVVRQQPTADNGDVVAAMIDGEATVKTFKRRDGHVWLLPHNPAYQPILGDEASILGKVVAVLRRL; translated from the coding sequence GTGGCTCGCAAGACCGACGACGACCTGCGCACGGCCGCCGATGCGCCCTCCGTGCCCGAACCCGGGGACATCGCGGGCAACGCCGGGTTGACGCTGCGGCAGCGCAAGGTGCTCGACGTGATCCGCGACTGGTTGGACCGTTTCGGTTACCCGCCCAGCGTGCGGGAGATCGGCGAGGCGGTGGGCCTCACGTCCACCTCCTCGGTCGCGCACCAGCTGCGGGCGTTGGAGCGGAAGGGTTACCTGCGGCGCGACCCGAACCGGCCGCGCGCCGTGGGCGTGCTGCCCACCGAGATCGTGACGGGGCTCGACCCGGCCTCCAAGCCGACCCCCGCCTACGTGCCGATGCTGGGTCGCATCGCCGCCGGTGGCCCGATCCTGGCGGAGGAGTCCATCGAGGACGTGTTCCCGCTGCCGCGCGAGATCGTCGGCGAGGGCGAGGTGTTCCTGCTGAAGGTCGTCGGTGACTCGATGGTGGACGCCGCCATCACCGACGGCGACTGGGTCGTGGTGCGGCAGCAGCCGACCGCCGACAACGGCGACGTGGTCGCGGCCATGATCGACGGCGAGGCCACGGTGAAGACGTTCAAGCGGCGTGACGGGCACGTGTGGCTGCTGCCGCACAACCCCGCCTACCAGCCGATCCTCGGCGACGAGGCGTCGATCCTGGGCAAGGTCGTCGCCGTGCTGCGCCGCCTCTGA